A portion of the Manihot esculenta cultivar AM560-2 chromosome 2, M.esculenta_v8, whole genome shotgun sequence genome contains these proteins:
- the LOC110610162 gene encoding cyclic nucleotide-gated ion channel 2 isoform X2: MLLMVCTDQSYSYQLLVLEILRLSLLQKGCHSSGVMGGWWLRLMGLASKPSDHCNGGTYDSVLGSTECYACTQVGVPAFHSISCDSATARHPHWQASAGSSLVPIHASATSPKCNPTRVLTCPFGPILDPRSKWVQWWNRVFLIARGVSLAVDPLFFYALTLSLGKGGAPCLYVDEGVAAFFTVARTCLDTVHLWHLWLQFRLAYVSKESLVFGCGKLVWDARAIAAHYVRSLKGFWLDVFVILPFPQAIFWLLLPKLIVQEKIELVLTIVLLTFLFQFLPKLYHSFCLMSRMRKVTGYIFGTIWWGFGLNLIAYLIASHATGGCWYVLATQNVVSCLRKQCERNGNCKLSLSCSMDVCYQFMYPEDKFGNQCGNHSKMIAKPLCLDDEGPFNHGIYTEGLLVVTSNSLAVRILYPIFWGLLNLSTFGNELNPTCNLVEVMFSIFIVLCGFTLFTLMVGNIQVFLSVILAKNKNMQLKRRDIEWWMSRRQLPSNLRRRVRHFDNQRWAIMGGEDDIKWIEELPDGLRRDIKRYICLDLIKKAPLFHNLDDLILDNICDRVKPLIFCKGEKIIREGDPVPRMYFIVRGRVKRSQGLSKGMVGTSVLEPGGFLGDELLSWCLRRPFVNRLPASSATFYCLEPTEAFGLDANHLRYITDHFRYTFASERLKRTLRYHSSNWRTWAAVNIQFAWRRYRMRTGGLVIPVVINGNVENLLRRYASMFMSLRPHDHLE; this comes from the exons ATGCTGCTCATG GTCTGCACTGACCAGAGCTATAGCTACCAGCTGTTGGTGTTGGAGATTCTCCGGCTATCTCTGCTTCAAAAGGGATGCCACTCTAGTGGAGTAATGGGTGGTTG GTGGCTCCGCCTCATGGGACTCGCAAGCAAACCTTCTGATCATTGCAATGGTGGTACATACGACAGCGTTTTGGGCTCCACAGAGTGTTATGCTTGTACTCAGGTTGGCGTCCCCGCCTTCCATTCTATCAGCTGTGACAGCGCCACTGCTCGTCACCCCCATTGGCAAGCCTCCGCCGGCTCTTCCCTCGTTCCAATACATGCTAGTGCTACTTCGCCTAAGTGTAACCCGACCCGTGTTCTCACATGCCCTTTTGGGCCCATCCTGGATCCACGTAGCAAGTGGGTCCAGTGGTGGAACCGGGTCTTCTTGATAGCACGTGGTGTTTCTTTGGCTGTTGATCCGCTTTTCTTTTACGCCTTGACGTTATCGTTAGGGAAAGGTGGGGCACCGTGCTTGTACGTGGATGAAGGTGTGGCGGCTTTCTTTACTGTCGCTCGCACGTGTCTAGACACTGTGCACCTCTGGCATTTGTGGTTGCAATTTAGGTTGGCTTATGTGTCAAAGGAATCTCTCGTTTTTGGATGCGGCAAACTCGTGTGGGATGCACGTGCCATAGCTGCGCATTACGTGAGGTCGCTCAAGGGATTCTGGTTGGATGTTTTTGTCATACTCCCGTTTCCTCAG GCAATATTTTGGTTGTTACTGCCAAAATTGATCGTGCAGGAGAAGATTGAGCTGGTATTAACAATAGTATTGCTAACCTTCTTGTTTCAATTCCTCCCTAAGCTCTACCATAGCTTTTGCTTGATGAGCAGAATGCGAAAAGTCACAGGCTACATCTTCGGCACCATTTGGTGGGGTTTTGGTCTTAACCTCATTGCCTACCTGATTGCCTCTCAT GCTACTGGAGGATGCTGGTATGTGCTTGCTACTCAGAATGTAGTGTCCTGCTTGAGGAAACAGTGTGAAAGAAATGGCAACTGCAAGCTCTCTTTGTCATGCTCAATGGATGTTTGTTATCAATTTATGTATCCTGAAGATAAATTTGGAAACCAATGTGGCAATCACTCAAAAATGATTGCAAAGCCCTTGTGCTTGGATGATGAAGGTCCATTTAATCATGGGATCTATACAGAGGGCCTTCTAGTTGTTACCAGCAATTCACTTGCTGTCAGGATACTTTATCCCATCTTTTGGGGCTTGTTGAACCTCAG CACTTTCGGCAATGAACTCAATCCAACCTGTAATTTGGTAGAAGTTATGTTCAGTATATTCATAGTGCTGTGTGGCTTTACTCTCTTCACTTTAATGGTTGGGAACATCCAG GTATTTTTGTCTGTGATCTTGGCAAAGAATAAAAACATGCAGCTGAAGCGCAGAGATATAGAATGGTGGATGAGCAGAAGACAATTGCCATCTAATTTAAGACGAAGAGTTCGCCATTTTGACAACCAAAGATGGGCAATCATGGGAGGAGAAGATGATATTAAATGGATTGAAGAATTGCCTGATGGCCTCCGAAGAGACATCAAGCGGTATATTTGCCTAGACCTCATCAAAAAG GCACCTTTGTTTCACAATTTGGATGATCTTATTCTCGACAACATTTGTGATAGGGTCAAGCCCCTTATCTTCTGCAAAGGCGAAAAG ATAATTAGAGAAGGAGATCCTGTGCCAAGGATGTATTTTATAGTTCGTGGGCGCGTAAAGCGTAGCCAAGGACTTAGTAAAGGCATGGTAGGCACAAGTGTGCTTGAACCTGGAGGCTTTTTAGGTGATGAATTGCTCTCCTGGTGCCTACGTCGCCCATTTGTAAACCGCCTTCCAGCATCATCTGCAACATTTTACTGTCTGGAACCAACAGAAGCATTTGGTCTTGATGCAAACCATCTCAGATACATCACTGATCACTTCAGATACACGTTTGCTAGCGAAAGACTCAAGCGAACCTTGAGATATCACTCATCTAATTGGCGAACATGGGCGGCTGTGAACATACAATTTGCTTGGCGACGATACAGGATGAGAACGGGGGGTCTAGTGATCCCTGTTGTGATAAATGGGAACGTTGAGAATCTTCTTCGGCGATATGCTTCAATGTTCATGTCACTCAGGCCACATGACCACCTTGAATAA
- the LOC110610162 gene encoding cyclic nucleotide-gated ion channel 2 isoform X1, which produces MLLMVCTDQSYSYQLLVLEILRLSLLQKGCHSSGVMGVAFISCTLKAQSFAILPLPSLSIMSSFRWLRLMGLASKPSDHCNGGTYDSVLGSTECYACTQVGVPAFHSISCDSATARHPHWQASAGSSLVPIHASATSPKCNPTRVLTCPFGPILDPRSKWVQWWNRVFLIARGVSLAVDPLFFYALTLSLGKGGAPCLYVDEGVAAFFTVARTCLDTVHLWHLWLQFRLAYVSKESLVFGCGKLVWDARAIAAHYVRSLKGFWLDVFVILPFPQAIFWLLLPKLIVQEKIELVLTIVLLTFLFQFLPKLYHSFCLMSRMRKVTGYIFGTIWWGFGLNLIAYLIASHATGGCWYVLATQNVVSCLRKQCERNGNCKLSLSCSMDVCYQFMYPEDKFGNQCGNHSKMIAKPLCLDDEGPFNHGIYTEGLLVVTSNSLAVRILYPIFWGLLNLSTFGNELNPTCNLVEVMFSIFIVLCGFTLFTLMVGNIQVFLSVILAKNKNMQLKRRDIEWWMSRRQLPSNLRRRVRHFDNQRWAIMGGEDDIKWIEELPDGLRRDIKRYICLDLIKKAPLFHNLDDLILDNICDRVKPLIFCKGEKIIREGDPVPRMYFIVRGRVKRSQGLSKGMVGTSVLEPGGFLGDELLSWCLRRPFVNRLPASSATFYCLEPTEAFGLDANHLRYITDHFRYTFASERLKRTLRYHSSNWRTWAAVNIQFAWRRYRMRTGGLVIPVVINGNVENLLRRYASMFMSLRPHDHLE; this is translated from the exons ATGCTGCTCATG GTCTGCACTGACCAGAGCTATAGCTACCAGCTGTTGGTGTTGGAGATTCTCCGGCTATCTCTGCTTCAAAAGGGATGCCACTCTAGTGGAGTAATGGGTG TTGCATTCATTTCATGCACTCTCAAAGCACAATCCTTTGCAATCCTTCCTCTTCCTTCTCTTTCAATCATGTCGTCTTTCAG GTGGCTCCGCCTCATGGGACTCGCAAGCAAACCTTCTGATCATTGCAATGGTGGTACATACGACAGCGTTTTGGGCTCCACAGAGTGTTATGCTTGTACTCAGGTTGGCGTCCCCGCCTTCCATTCTATCAGCTGTGACAGCGCCACTGCTCGTCACCCCCATTGGCAAGCCTCCGCCGGCTCTTCCCTCGTTCCAATACATGCTAGTGCTACTTCGCCTAAGTGTAACCCGACCCGTGTTCTCACATGCCCTTTTGGGCCCATCCTGGATCCACGTAGCAAGTGGGTCCAGTGGTGGAACCGGGTCTTCTTGATAGCACGTGGTGTTTCTTTGGCTGTTGATCCGCTTTTCTTTTACGCCTTGACGTTATCGTTAGGGAAAGGTGGGGCACCGTGCTTGTACGTGGATGAAGGTGTGGCGGCTTTCTTTACTGTCGCTCGCACGTGTCTAGACACTGTGCACCTCTGGCATTTGTGGTTGCAATTTAGGTTGGCTTATGTGTCAAAGGAATCTCTCGTTTTTGGATGCGGCAAACTCGTGTGGGATGCACGTGCCATAGCTGCGCATTACGTGAGGTCGCTCAAGGGATTCTGGTTGGATGTTTTTGTCATACTCCCGTTTCCTCAG GCAATATTTTGGTTGTTACTGCCAAAATTGATCGTGCAGGAGAAGATTGAGCTGGTATTAACAATAGTATTGCTAACCTTCTTGTTTCAATTCCTCCCTAAGCTCTACCATAGCTTTTGCTTGATGAGCAGAATGCGAAAAGTCACAGGCTACATCTTCGGCACCATTTGGTGGGGTTTTGGTCTTAACCTCATTGCCTACCTGATTGCCTCTCAT GCTACTGGAGGATGCTGGTATGTGCTTGCTACTCAGAATGTAGTGTCCTGCTTGAGGAAACAGTGTGAAAGAAATGGCAACTGCAAGCTCTCTTTGTCATGCTCAATGGATGTTTGTTATCAATTTATGTATCCTGAAGATAAATTTGGAAACCAATGTGGCAATCACTCAAAAATGATTGCAAAGCCCTTGTGCTTGGATGATGAAGGTCCATTTAATCATGGGATCTATACAGAGGGCCTTCTAGTTGTTACCAGCAATTCACTTGCTGTCAGGATACTTTATCCCATCTTTTGGGGCTTGTTGAACCTCAG CACTTTCGGCAATGAACTCAATCCAACCTGTAATTTGGTAGAAGTTATGTTCAGTATATTCATAGTGCTGTGTGGCTTTACTCTCTTCACTTTAATGGTTGGGAACATCCAG GTATTTTTGTCTGTGATCTTGGCAAAGAATAAAAACATGCAGCTGAAGCGCAGAGATATAGAATGGTGGATGAGCAGAAGACAATTGCCATCTAATTTAAGACGAAGAGTTCGCCATTTTGACAACCAAAGATGGGCAATCATGGGAGGAGAAGATGATATTAAATGGATTGAAGAATTGCCTGATGGCCTCCGAAGAGACATCAAGCGGTATATTTGCCTAGACCTCATCAAAAAG GCACCTTTGTTTCACAATTTGGATGATCTTATTCTCGACAACATTTGTGATAGGGTCAAGCCCCTTATCTTCTGCAAAGGCGAAAAG ATAATTAGAGAAGGAGATCCTGTGCCAAGGATGTATTTTATAGTTCGTGGGCGCGTAAAGCGTAGCCAAGGACTTAGTAAAGGCATGGTAGGCACAAGTGTGCTTGAACCTGGAGGCTTTTTAGGTGATGAATTGCTCTCCTGGTGCCTACGTCGCCCATTTGTAAACCGCCTTCCAGCATCATCTGCAACATTTTACTGTCTGGAACCAACAGAAGCATTTGGTCTTGATGCAAACCATCTCAGATACATCACTGATCACTTCAGATACACGTTTGCTAGCGAAAGACTCAAGCGAACCTTGAGATATCACTCATCTAATTGGCGAACATGGGCGGCTGTGAACATACAATTTGCTTGGCGACGATACAGGATGAGAACGGGGGGTCTAGTGATCCCTGTTGTGATAAATGGGAACGTTGAGAATCTTCTTCGGCGATATGCTTCAATGTTCATGTCACTCAGGCCACATGACCACCTTGAATAA
- the LOC110610162 gene encoding cyclic nucleotide-gated ion channel 2 isoform X5, translating into MGGWWLRLMGLASKPSDHCNGGTYDSVLGSTECYACTQVGVPAFHSISCDSATARHPHWQASAGSSLVPIHASATSPKCNPTRVLTCPFGPILDPRSKWVQWWNRVFLIARGVSLAVDPLFFYALTLSLGKGGAPCLYVDEGVAAFFTVARTCLDTVHLWHLWLQFRLAYVSKESLVFGCGKLVWDARAIAAHYVRSLKGFWLDVFVILPFPQAIFWLLLPKLIVQEKIELVLTIVLLTFLFQFLPKLYHSFCLMSRMRKVTGYIFGTIWWGFGLNLIAYLIASHATGGCWYVLATQNVVSCLRKQCERNGNCKLSLSCSMDVCYQFMYPEDKFGNQCGNHSKMIAKPLCLDDEGPFNHGIYTEGLLVVTSNSLAVRILYPIFWGLLNLSTFGNELNPTCNLVEVMFSIFIVLCGFTLFTLMVGNIQVFLSVILAKNKNMQLKRRDIEWWMSRRQLPSNLRRRVRHFDNQRWAIMGGEDDIKWIEELPDGLRRDIKRYICLDLIKKAPLFHNLDDLILDNICDRVKPLIFCKGEKIIREGDPVPRMYFIVRGRVKRSQGLSKGMVGTSVLEPGGFLGDELLSWCLRRPFVNRLPASSATFYCLEPTEAFGLDANHLRYITDHFRYTFASERLKRTLRYHSSNWRTWAAVNIQFAWRRYRMRTGGLVIPVVINGNVENLLRRYASMFMSLRPHDHLE; encoded by the exons ATGGGTGGTTG GTGGCTCCGCCTCATGGGACTCGCAAGCAAACCTTCTGATCATTGCAATGGTGGTACATACGACAGCGTTTTGGGCTCCACAGAGTGTTATGCTTGTACTCAGGTTGGCGTCCCCGCCTTCCATTCTATCAGCTGTGACAGCGCCACTGCTCGTCACCCCCATTGGCAAGCCTCCGCCGGCTCTTCCCTCGTTCCAATACATGCTAGTGCTACTTCGCCTAAGTGTAACCCGACCCGTGTTCTCACATGCCCTTTTGGGCCCATCCTGGATCCACGTAGCAAGTGGGTCCAGTGGTGGAACCGGGTCTTCTTGATAGCACGTGGTGTTTCTTTGGCTGTTGATCCGCTTTTCTTTTACGCCTTGACGTTATCGTTAGGGAAAGGTGGGGCACCGTGCTTGTACGTGGATGAAGGTGTGGCGGCTTTCTTTACTGTCGCTCGCACGTGTCTAGACACTGTGCACCTCTGGCATTTGTGGTTGCAATTTAGGTTGGCTTATGTGTCAAAGGAATCTCTCGTTTTTGGATGCGGCAAACTCGTGTGGGATGCACGTGCCATAGCTGCGCATTACGTGAGGTCGCTCAAGGGATTCTGGTTGGATGTTTTTGTCATACTCCCGTTTCCTCAG GCAATATTTTGGTTGTTACTGCCAAAATTGATCGTGCAGGAGAAGATTGAGCTGGTATTAACAATAGTATTGCTAACCTTCTTGTTTCAATTCCTCCCTAAGCTCTACCATAGCTTTTGCTTGATGAGCAGAATGCGAAAAGTCACAGGCTACATCTTCGGCACCATTTGGTGGGGTTTTGGTCTTAACCTCATTGCCTACCTGATTGCCTCTCAT GCTACTGGAGGATGCTGGTATGTGCTTGCTACTCAGAATGTAGTGTCCTGCTTGAGGAAACAGTGTGAAAGAAATGGCAACTGCAAGCTCTCTTTGTCATGCTCAATGGATGTTTGTTATCAATTTATGTATCCTGAAGATAAATTTGGAAACCAATGTGGCAATCACTCAAAAATGATTGCAAAGCCCTTGTGCTTGGATGATGAAGGTCCATTTAATCATGGGATCTATACAGAGGGCCTTCTAGTTGTTACCAGCAATTCACTTGCTGTCAGGATACTTTATCCCATCTTTTGGGGCTTGTTGAACCTCAG CACTTTCGGCAATGAACTCAATCCAACCTGTAATTTGGTAGAAGTTATGTTCAGTATATTCATAGTGCTGTGTGGCTTTACTCTCTTCACTTTAATGGTTGGGAACATCCAG GTATTTTTGTCTGTGATCTTGGCAAAGAATAAAAACATGCAGCTGAAGCGCAGAGATATAGAATGGTGGATGAGCAGAAGACAATTGCCATCTAATTTAAGACGAAGAGTTCGCCATTTTGACAACCAAAGATGGGCAATCATGGGAGGAGAAGATGATATTAAATGGATTGAAGAATTGCCTGATGGCCTCCGAAGAGACATCAAGCGGTATATTTGCCTAGACCTCATCAAAAAG GCACCTTTGTTTCACAATTTGGATGATCTTATTCTCGACAACATTTGTGATAGGGTCAAGCCCCTTATCTTCTGCAAAGGCGAAAAG ATAATTAGAGAAGGAGATCCTGTGCCAAGGATGTATTTTATAGTTCGTGGGCGCGTAAAGCGTAGCCAAGGACTTAGTAAAGGCATGGTAGGCACAAGTGTGCTTGAACCTGGAGGCTTTTTAGGTGATGAATTGCTCTCCTGGTGCCTACGTCGCCCATTTGTAAACCGCCTTCCAGCATCATCTGCAACATTTTACTGTCTGGAACCAACAGAAGCATTTGGTCTTGATGCAAACCATCTCAGATACATCACTGATCACTTCAGATACACGTTTGCTAGCGAAAGACTCAAGCGAACCTTGAGATATCACTCATCTAATTGGCGAACATGGGCGGCTGTGAACATACAATTTGCTTGGCGACGATACAGGATGAGAACGGGGGGTCTAGTGATCCCTGTTGTGATAAATGGGAACGTTGAGAATCTTCTTCGGCGATATGCTTCAATGTTCATGTCACTCAGGCCACATGACCACCTTGAATAA
- the LOC110610162 gene encoding cyclic nucleotide-gated ion channel 2 isoform X3, with protein sequence MGVAFISCTLKAQSFAILPLPSLSIMSSFRWLRLMGLASKPSDHCNGGTYDSVLGSTECYACTQVGVPAFHSISCDSATARHPHWQASAGSSLVPIHASATSPKCNPTRVLTCPFGPILDPRSKWVQWWNRVFLIARGVSLAVDPLFFYALTLSLGKGGAPCLYVDEGVAAFFTVARTCLDTVHLWHLWLQFRLAYVSKESLVFGCGKLVWDARAIAAHYVRSLKGFWLDVFVILPFPQAIFWLLLPKLIVQEKIELVLTIVLLTFLFQFLPKLYHSFCLMSRMRKVTGYIFGTIWWGFGLNLIAYLIASHATGGCWYVLATQNVVSCLRKQCERNGNCKLSLSCSMDVCYQFMYPEDKFGNQCGNHSKMIAKPLCLDDEGPFNHGIYTEGLLVVTSNSLAVRILYPIFWGLLNLSTFGNELNPTCNLVEVMFSIFIVLCGFTLFTLMVGNIQVFLSVILAKNKNMQLKRRDIEWWMSRRQLPSNLRRRVRHFDNQRWAIMGGEDDIKWIEELPDGLRRDIKRYICLDLIKKAPLFHNLDDLILDNICDRVKPLIFCKGEKIIREGDPVPRMYFIVRGRVKRSQGLSKGMVGTSVLEPGGFLGDELLSWCLRRPFVNRLPASSATFYCLEPTEAFGLDANHLRYITDHFRYTFASERLKRTLRYHSSNWRTWAAVNIQFAWRRYRMRTGGLVIPVVINGNVENLLRRYASMFMSLRPHDHLE encoded by the exons ATGGGTG TTGCATTCATTTCATGCACTCTCAAAGCACAATCCTTTGCAATCCTTCCTCTTCCTTCTCTTTCAATCATGTCGTCTTTCAG GTGGCTCCGCCTCATGGGACTCGCAAGCAAACCTTCTGATCATTGCAATGGTGGTACATACGACAGCGTTTTGGGCTCCACAGAGTGTTATGCTTGTACTCAGGTTGGCGTCCCCGCCTTCCATTCTATCAGCTGTGACAGCGCCACTGCTCGTCACCCCCATTGGCAAGCCTCCGCCGGCTCTTCCCTCGTTCCAATACATGCTAGTGCTACTTCGCCTAAGTGTAACCCGACCCGTGTTCTCACATGCCCTTTTGGGCCCATCCTGGATCCACGTAGCAAGTGGGTCCAGTGGTGGAACCGGGTCTTCTTGATAGCACGTGGTGTTTCTTTGGCTGTTGATCCGCTTTTCTTTTACGCCTTGACGTTATCGTTAGGGAAAGGTGGGGCACCGTGCTTGTACGTGGATGAAGGTGTGGCGGCTTTCTTTACTGTCGCTCGCACGTGTCTAGACACTGTGCACCTCTGGCATTTGTGGTTGCAATTTAGGTTGGCTTATGTGTCAAAGGAATCTCTCGTTTTTGGATGCGGCAAACTCGTGTGGGATGCACGTGCCATAGCTGCGCATTACGTGAGGTCGCTCAAGGGATTCTGGTTGGATGTTTTTGTCATACTCCCGTTTCCTCAG GCAATATTTTGGTTGTTACTGCCAAAATTGATCGTGCAGGAGAAGATTGAGCTGGTATTAACAATAGTATTGCTAACCTTCTTGTTTCAATTCCTCCCTAAGCTCTACCATAGCTTTTGCTTGATGAGCAGAATGCGAAAAGTCACAGGCTACATCTTCGGCACCATTTGGTGGGGTTTTGGTCTTAACCTCATTGCCTACCTGATTGCCTCTCAT GCTACTGGAGGATGCTGGTATGTGCTTGCTACTCAGAATGTAGTGTCCTGCTTGAGGAAACAGTGTGAAAGAAATGGCAACTGCAAGCTCTCTTTGTCATGCTCAATGGATGTTTGTTATCAATTTATGTATCCTGAAGATAAATTTGGAAACCAATGTGGCAATCACTCAAAAATGATTGCAAAGCCCTTGTGCTTGGATGATGAAGGTCCATTTAATCATGGGATCTATACAGAGGGCCTTCTAGTTGTTACCAGCAATTCACTTGCTGTCAGGATACTTTATCCCATCTTTTGGGGCTTGTTGAACCTCAG CACTTTCGGCAATGAACTCAATCCAACCTGTAATTTGGTAGAAGTTATGTTCAGTATATTCATAGTGCTGTGTGGCTTTACTCTCTTCACTTTAATGGTTGGGAACATCCAG GTATTTTTGTCTGTGATCTTGGCAAAGAATAAAAACATGCAGCTGAAGCGCAGAGATATAGAATGGTGGATGAGCAGAAGACAATTGCCATCTAATTTAAGACGAAGAGTTCGCCATTTTGACAACCAAAGATGGGCAATCATGGGAGGAGAAGATGATATTAAATGGATTGAAGAATTGCCTGATGGCCTCCGAAGAGACATCAAGCGGTATATTTGCCTAGACCTCATCAAAAAG GCACCTTTGTTTCACAATTTGGATGATCTTATTCTCGACAACATTTGTGATAGGGTCAAGCCCCTTATCTTCTGCAAAGGCGAAAAG ATAATTAGAGAAGGAGATCCTGTGCCAAGGATGTATTTTATAGTTCGTGGGCGCGTAAAGCGTAGCCAAGGACTTAGTAAAGGCATGGTAGGCACAAGTGTGCTTGAACCTGGAGGCTTTTTAGGTGATGAATTGCTCTCCTGGTGCCTACGTCGCCCATTTGTAAACCGCCTTCCAGCATCATCTGCAACATTTTACTGTCTGGAACCAACAGAAGCATTTGGTCTTGATGCAAACCATCTCAGATACATCACTGATCACTTCAGATACACGTTTGCTAGCGAAAGACTCAAGCGAACCTTGAGATATCACTCATCTAATTGGCGAACATGGGCGGCTGTGAACATACAATTTGCTTGGCGACGATACAGGATGAGAACGGGGGGTCTAGTGATCCCTGTTGTGATAAATGGGAACGTTGAGAATCTTCTTCGGCGATATGCTTCAATGTTCATGTCACTCAGGCCACATGACCACCTTGAATAA
- the LOC110610162 gene encoding cyclic nucleotide-gated ion channel 2 isoform X4, producing MSSFRWLRLMGLASKPSDHCNGGTYDSVLGSTECYACTQVGVPAFHSISCDSATARHPHWQASAGSSLVPIHASATSPKCNPTRVLTCPFGPILDPRSKWVQWWNRVFLIARGVSLAVDPLFFYALTLSLGKGGAPCLYVDEGVAAFFTVARTCLDTVHLWHLWLQFRLAYVSKESLVFGCGKLVWDARAIAAHYVRSLKGFWLDVFVILPFPQAIFWLLLPKLIVQEKIELVLTIVLLTFLFQFLPKLYHSFCLMSRMRKVTGYIFGTIWWGFGLNLIAYLIASHATGGCWYVLATQNVVSCLRKQCERNGNCKLSLSCSMDVCYQFMYPEDKFGNQCGNHSKMIAKPLCLDDEGPFNHGIYTEGLLVVTSNSLAVRILYPIFWGLLNLSTFGNELNPTCNLVEVMFSIFIVLCGFTLFTLMVGNIQVFLSVILAKNKNMQLKRRDIEWWMSRRQLPSNLRRRVRHFDNQRWAIMGGEDDIKWIEELPDGLRRDIKRYICLDLIKKAPLFHNLDDLILDNICDRVKPLIFCKGEKIIREGDPVPRMYFIVRGRVKRSQGLSKGMVGTSVLEPGGFLGDELLSWCLRRPFVNRLPASSATFYCLEPTEAFGLDANHLRYITDHFRYTFASERLKRTLRYHSSNWRTWAAVNIQFAWRRYRMRTGGLVIPVVINGNVENLLRRYASMFMSLRPHDHLE from the exons ATGTCGTCTTTCAG GTGGCTCCGCCTCATGGGACTCGCAAGCAAACCTTCTGATCATTGCAATGGTGGTACATACGACAGCGTTTTGGGCTCCACAGAGTGTTATGCTTGTACTCAGGTTGGCGTCCCCGCCTTCCATTCTATCAGCTGTGACAGCGCCACTGCTCGTCACCCCCATTGGCAAGCCTCCGCCGGCTCTTCCCTCGTTCCAATACATGCTAGTGCTACTTCGCCTAAGTGTAACCCGACCCGTGTTCTCACATGCCCTTTTGGGCCCATCCTGGATCCACGTAGCAAGTGGGTCCAGTGGTGGAACCGGGTCTTCTTGATAGCACGTGGTGTTTCTTTGGCTGTTGATCCGCTTTTCTTTTACGCCTTGACGTTATCGTTAGGGAAAGGTGGGGCACCGTGCTTGTACGTGGATGAAGGTGTGGCGGCTTTCTTTACTGTCGCTCGCACGTGTCTAGACACTGTGCACCTCTGGCATTTGTGGTTGCAATTTAGGTTGGCTTATGTGTCAAAGGAATCTCTCGTTTTTGGATGCGGCAAACTCGTGTGGGATGCACGTGCCATAGCTGCGCATTACGTGAGGTCGCTCAAGGGATTCTGGTTGGATGTTTTTGTCATACTCCCGTTTCCTCAG GCAATATTTTGGTTGTTACTGCCAAAATTGATCGTGCAGGAGAAGATTGAGCTGGTATTAACAATAGTATTGCTAACCTTCTTGTTTCAATTCCTCCCTAAGCTCTACCATAGCTTTTGCTTGATGAGCAGAATGCGAAAAGTCACAGGCTACATCTTCGGCACCATTTGGTGGGGTTTTGGTCTTAACCTCATTGCCTACCTGATTGCCTCTCAT GCTACTGGAGGATGCTGGTATGTGCTTGCTACTCAGAATGTAGTGTCCTGCTTGAGGAAACAGTGTGAAAGAAATGGCAACTGCAAGCTCTCTTTGTCATGCTCAATGGATGTTTGTTATCAATTTATGTATCCTGAAGATAAATTTGGAAACCAATGTGGCAATCACTCAAAAATGATTGCAAAGCCCTTGTGCTTGGATGATGAAGGTCCATTTAATCATGGGATCTATACAGAGGGCCTTCTAGTTGTTACCAGCAATTCACTTGCTGTCAGGATACTTTATCCCATCTTTTGGGGCTTGTTGAACCTCAG CACTTTCGGCAATGAACTCAATCCAACCTGTAATTTGGTAGAAGTTATGTTCAGTATATTCATAGTGCTGTGTGGCTTTACTCTCTTCACTTTAATGGTTGGGAACATCCAG GTATTTTTGTCTGTGATCTTGGCAAAGAATAAAAACATGCAGCTGAAGCGCAGAGATATAGAATGGTGGATGAGCAGAAGACAATTGCCATCTAATTTAAGACGAAGAGTTCGCCATTTTGACAACCAAAGATGGGCAATCATGGGAGGAGAAGATGATATTAAATGGATTGAAGAATTGCCTGATGGCCTCCGAAGAGACATCAAGCGGTATATTTGCCTAGACCTCATCAAAAAG GCACCTTTGTTTCACAATTTGGATGATCTTATTCTCGACAACATTTGTGATAGGGTCAAGCCCCTTATCTTCTGCAAAGGCGAAAAG ATAATTAGAGAAGGAGATCCTGTGCCAAGGATGTATTTTATAGTTCGTGGGCGCGTAAAGCGTAGCCAAGGACTTAGTAAAGGCATGGTAGGCACAAGTGTGCTTGAACCTGGAGGCTTTTTAGGTGATGAATTGCTCTCCTGGTGCCTACGTCGCCCATTTGTAAACCGCCTTCCAGCATCATCTGCAACATTTTACTGTCTGGAACCAACAGAAGCATTTGGTCTTGATGCAAACCATCTCAGATACATCACTGATCACTTCAGATACACGTTTGCTAGCGAAAGACTCAAGCGAACCTTGAGATATCACTCATCTAATTGGCGAACATGGGCGGCTGTGAACATACAATTTGCTTGGCGACGATACAGGATGAGAACGGGGGGTCTAGTGATCCCTGTTGTGATAAATGGGAACGTTGAGAATCTTCTTCGGCGATATGCTTCAATGTTCATGTCACTCAGGCCACATGACCACCTTGAATAA